Within the Gemmatimonadaceae bacterium genome, the region GGCGTCTCTTCATTTCTCGTCCTTGCCTGAACGCCCGCCGTCGAGCCAGAGCTCCCCCGCGTACCAGAGTGGGTCGTCACGATACGGGCTGCTCAGCCCGCGCACACGGCGGTGCACTAGAGTCGTTCGCACCAGCGGATATAAAAACGTGACGGGCAGCTCCGCCTGGAATATTGGCATGAGCTTGCGATAGAAGCTGTCGACTTGGGCAGGATTGAATGCCACAGAAGCTGATTCGAGCAGGGCAGCCGCCTGCGCGTTGCGATACCCGATGCGCGAACTGGATCCGAAGTAGTCGCGGTGACCGCCATCTCCCGCAGTGGAGTTGTTGACGACCCAGACAGCCGCATCGAAAGCTCCGTTCTTGACGCGCGCCGCAGCAGCATGCGCATCGAGTGTGGTGATTTCCATGTGGACACCCACCTCTTTCAGCTGCGACTGAATGAAGACGGCCGCGCGCGCGAAGCTCTGATCCGGCTGAACTATCGCGGTGAACCTGAACGCCCGCCCGTTGCGGTCGCGCACACCATCGCCATTACTGTCGCGCCAACCAACGCTGTCGAGGAGCGCGTTCGCGCGCTGGCGATCGGACGGCAGGCCCGCGAGAAACTCGCCGCGGTAGAACTGCTCGTGTGTGAAGAGCACGTCGAACGTCGGGACCGCGTCGGGAAGGTTGAGCGTCTGAAGCAACGCGCGACGGTCAACCGCCAGTGTCAACGCATGCCGTACCCCGCGCTCGGAAAAGAGGGGATTGCGATGATTCCAGATCACCGCCCGGATGTGATCCGGCTTCACGGATGTATATACACGAAACCGCTCGTCTCCCCGAAGCTTCAGCAGGTCTGCCTCCTGAATCCACGGGATCGCGTCAACGTTTCCGCTGAGAAGTTCAGTGACCACCGGCTCACCGAACTTGAGAACCAGCCGCCCGATTTTCGGTTTTCCGCGGATATAGTCCGGGTTCGCTTCGAACTCGATCATCGTCTTCGGCAAGTGACGAACGTAGCGGTAGGGTCCGTTCCCGATCGGATTTGTCCAGAAATCCCACTCGTAGTACTTGCCCGGATCGAGCTTCTCGAGCAGGTGCTTGGGATACATAGGATCGTAGTACATCCAGTATTCGCTAGGCTGCTGCCGGAATGTCACGACGAACGTGGTATCATCGAGCACGCGGACCGAATATGCGTTGGGGGCCTCGGCGCCGATTTCCGGGTTGGCCAGGAGCTCGAGCGAGAACTTGGCGTCGGCGGCGGTTACCTGACGGCCATCGTGCCAGCGGGCATCGCTACGCAGGCGCACCGTCCACGTGCGCCAATCAGCCGAGTGCTCCCACGACCGGGCGAGCCAGCCGTGCATCCTCCCATCCTGCCCGCGCTCGGTGAGCGGCAGGAAAACGAGAAATTGCGCCGGGACGTAGAACGCCCAGCTCCGCTCGTCTACCGGATACAGGACTGTCAGAGTGCCGGGGTTCTGATCCTGGCGGTCGCTCCCCCTGCAACCCGTGATGAGCAGAGTCCCGGCAAGCGCGGCGCGGAGGATTCGGCATACGGCGTTCATCGAGAGTTAGTGTAAGAGGGTGAGAGACACTGGTGCACATCGAGGAAGCTCACCAGCCCCAGCGAGTCAGTCGTGCGATTGGCACCGCCTGATTCATGTGGCTCGCCCCCAGCATTCCGCACCATGGTCTCGCTCATGGATGCTCCGCATTTGAACGAAGGTGCTGTGCCGAGCCGGCCACCAGGCGCACGTGGTTTCTTTTCATTTCTCCACCCACAGATCCTCCATGTACGTGTCGGGCGCGGCGTGAAACGGCGTGCTCAAACCGTGGACTCGCCGGTGGACGAACCAGGGTCTCGAGGCTGGGATCAGTCGAACCATTGGAGGATCAGCTCGGAACATTTCCGAGATCTCCCGATAAATCCGGTCCTCCTCGTCCGGATTAGCCGTCTGCTGGAGACGGTCGAGCAGCTCGAATGCCTGAACGTTCGCGTACCCGAGCGGGTTGTTTCTCCCGAAATCTCTGCGCAATGCGCCTGATTGCTGGATATACATCCACGCCTCGAAATCACCTGCGCGTAGCTTCTGCCACATCACTGACGAATCGAATAGCCGAATTTCCATCTCAACCCCAACGCGTCGCAACTGCGCCTGGACGTACACGGCCAGTTGCGGGAGGCCACGTTCGCTTCCTACGCTGGCACTAAAGCGGAAAGGGCGTCCGTCCTTGTCCAGGATGCCATCACCGTCATGGTCACCCCAACCCGCAGCGCCGAGCAGGGTCCGCGCCTGCGCTGTGTCGTATGGAAGCGGCTTCGGCCACTCGCTCCGGCGGAATTGCCTGCCCGTAAGCACCGCGTCCGTGATGGGTGCATCGGACGGGAGGTTCATGAAGCGCACCAGCTCGAGGCGATCAATCGCAAGAGCGAGAGCCCGCCGCACGCGAGGATCTCGAAAGAGCGGATGATCGGCCTTCCAGTAGATGGGGGAGGCGCCCAGGCCCACACTATTATAGATGCGGAAGCGCGGATCGCTCGCGATGCGCGGAATCTGACCTGGCTCCCCCCGCGCCATGTCCACGTTCCCGCTCAACAGCTCAGTCAGGCCCGCCTCGCCAACGAACTTCAGGATCACGCGCTGAATTCGCGGCTTCGTTTTGTAATAGCCAGAATTCGCCTCGAACTCGATCAGTCTCTCGGGCAGGTAGCGGACGAACCGAAAGGGTCCGTTCCCCACCGGGTGCGTCCAGAAGTCCCACTCCCAGAACTTGCGCGGGTCGAGTGACGCCAGTAGGTGCTCAGGGTAGTAGACGAGGTCGTCGATGTAGTACGGTTTCGCCGCCCGGATGCGCACCGTTGAGTCGTCGACGATCGTCGCGTTGAGTCCGGTGTACTCCGCGACGGCTGGATGTGCGAGCAGATCCAGCGTGAACTTGACGTCCCGGGCGGTGACGGGTTTGCCGTCGTCCCATCTGACGTCTGTGCGCAAGTGGAAAGTCAGCTCCTTCCAGTCCTGCGAATGTTCCCAGTTCCGGGCCAGCCGGCCCTCGAGTTCGCCGTTCTCGTTCAACGTCGCGAGTGGAAGGAACGTGAGGAAATCCAGGTCCCACGCGTCGGGTTTCATGACGCTCGCGTCCGGGACAGCCATCACTACAGTCGCACCCCGTTCAAGCGCTGGGTCGCGTGCGTCGCGACGACAGCTGGCAGGCGCAACGGCTGCGAGCAAAAGCAGCGCGTGGGCAATTGGGGCTAAGAGGGTCTTTTGCTTTCGGCCAATCACGCGCCTGCGGATCGGTTCAAGCGATACCATCCGCTGCACGTTCATTGCTGGCTGCCGTCCTCCGCCCACAGGTCCTCCAGGAACATGACCAGGTCAGTGCCCGCGACGAATACTCGCCTCCACGGTTCGCGGCTATCGCGAAGTCGATCGCTCCAGCCACAGGTGCTCCATCCACACCGTCGGCTCCGCCCGGTAGGGACTGCTGAGGCCGCGGACCCGCCGTCGTGCCGCGGCGTGCATCACGCCCGGATACAGGAATGTCATCGGTACGTCCGCCTGAAAGATGGGCATCAGGCTCCGATAGATCGCGTCCAGCGAATCCGGATGAAGAGTCCTGCCCGCCGTCTCGAGTAGTTCCCGCACGCGAGGGTTACGATACCCGATCGGCGAGCCGAGACCGAACATCTTGAGCTGGCCGAAA harbors:
- a CDS encoding ABC transporter substrate-binding protein, yielding MNAVCRILRAALAGTLLITGCRGSDRQDQNPGTLTVLYPVDERSWAFYVPAQFLVFLPLTERGQDGRMHGWLARSWEHSADWRTWTVRLRSDARWHDGRQVTAADAKFSLELLANPEIGAEAPNAYSVRVLDDTTFVVTFRQQPSEYWMYYDPMYPKHLLEKLDPGKYYEWDFWTNPIGNGPYRYVRHLPKTMIEFEANPDYIRGKPKIGRLVLKFGEPVVTELLSGNVDAIPWIQEADLLKLRGDERFRVYTSVKPDHIRAVIWNHRNPLFSERGVRHALTLAVDRRALLQTLNLPDAVPTFDVLFTHEQFYRGEFLAGLPSDRQRANALLDSVGWRDSNGDGVRDRNGRAFRFTAIVQPDQSFARAAVFIQSQLKEVGVHMEITTLDAHAAAARVKNGAFDAAVWVVNNSTAGDGGHRDYFGSSSRIGYRNAQAAALLESASVAFNPAQVDSFYRKLMPIFQAELPVTFLYPLVRTTLVHRRVRGLSSPYRDDPLWYAGELWLDGGRSGKDEK
- a CDS encoding ABC transporter substrate-binding protein; protein product: MAVPDASVMKPDAWDLDFLTFLPLATLNENGELEGRLARNWEHSQDWKELTFHLRTDVRWDDGKPVTARDVKFTLDLLAHPAVAEYTGLNATIVDDSTVRIRAAKPYYIDDLVYYPEHLLASLDPRKFWEWDFWTHPVGNGPFRFVRYLPERLIEFEANSGYYKTKPRIQRVILKFVGEAGLTELLSGNVDMARGEPGQIPRIASDPRFRIYNSVGLGASPIYWKADHPLFRDPRVRRALALAIDRLELVRFMNLPSDAPITDAVLTGRQFRRSEWPKPLPYDTAQARTLLGAAGWGDHDGDGILDKDGRPFRFSASVGSERGLPQLAVYVQAQLRRVGVEMEIRLFDSSVMWQKLRAGDFEAWMYIQQSGALRRDFGRNNPLGYANVQAFELLDRLQQTANPDEEDRIYREISEMFRADPPMVRLIPASRPWFVHRRVHGLSTPFHAAPDTYMEDLWVEK